Within the Dehalococcoidales bacterium genome, the region ATAGGCTACCGCTTTCCAGCCATCGCAGTAGAGACCCCGGTTACCGGCCATCTCGAAATACTGGACGTGCTTGTGACTCGGTTCGGCGGCATTTTCCGGCTTAAAGGTGTATGTCATGCTCACGCCTTCGATTGGCTTTTGGGGGATGTCGTGGTAAACCTCGGGTGCTTCCATACCAAGGACGTCCAACACGGTAGGAACGATATCGATAACATGATGAAACTGTCTGCGGATGCTATCTTGCTCCTTGATCCCCTTGGGCCAATGGACAATGAGTGGGTCCCTGATGCCACCACCATGGGTGAAGCGCTTATAGCGCTTAAGGGGCGTATTCCCTGCTTGAGCCCACCCCATGGGGTAGTTGTTGTTGCTCTTCGGTCCGCCGATTTCATCGATACGGGCAAAGCTGTCCTTGAAGCTCTCCGGGATGAGATTGAAACCCTTCATGGTGTCCATCACACCGATCGGCCCACCCTCCATGCTTGCGCCGTTGTCTGCAAGCAGAAAGATCAGGGTATTATCGAGTTCTCCGATATCACCGAGGAAATCGATAAACCGACCCACATGATGGTCTGTGTGGTCCAGCATCCCTGCAAACGCCTCCTGGTAGCGTACAAAGAGTCGCTTTTCATCATCGCTCAGGTCATCCCAGGGACGTACCCCTTCATTGGGTGGCGCCAGATCCGTGTTCTCAGGCACTATGCCAGACGCTTTCTGGCGCTGGAGGTATTCCTCCCGCATCGCGTCCCAGCCCCGGTCAAATCGACCCTTATACTTCTCTATATACTCTTTGGGCGCATGATGTGGTGCGTGGGTGGAGCCGAAACACATGTATAAGAAAAAGGGCTTCTCCGGTACAGTTGATTTTTGGTCTCCAACAAACCGTATTGACATATCCACGATGTCTTCGGTCAGATGATATCCTTCGTCGGGCCTTCGTGGCGGATCCACGGGATGGTTGTCACAAAAAAGCTCAGGGTAGAACTGGTGGGTCTCGCCCTGCAGGAATCCATAGTAGCGATCAAATCCCCTCTGCAGAGGCCAGTTGTCGAAGGGACCCGCTACGGACGTTTCGTCCATGGGTGTGAGATGCCACTTTCCTGTAGCGAAGGTACTGTATCCCTTGGCGCGGAGGATTTCCGCTATGGTAGCAGCGCTGGAGTCGATGCGTCCACGACAGTTGGGAAATCCCGTATTCCAGTTCGACAGCCCCCGCATCCCCACTGAATGATGGTTCCGACCGGTAAGGAGACAGGCACGGGTGGGGGAGCAGAGCGCGGTGGTATGGAAATTACTGTAACGGATCCCACCGGTGGCTAGTCTGTCAAAGTTCGGTGTATCGATGTTGGAGCCGTAGCAACCAAAGTGAGCGAAACCCGTATCGTCGAGAAGGATAAAGACAACGTTGGGGCTTCCTTCCGGGGGAGTAGGAGGATCTGTCCACTCAGGTACCGATTCACTTAATGTGCGACCGACGACACCACCGAAGTTGATATCGCTTGATGACATGATCATCTCCTTTCAGCTGGGATTTCCTATTTCAACTGACGATGAGGAGCCATGCTCCTCATCGTCAGTGGCAGCCCAGTGTCACGGGAACTGCTGAAGAACACGCCGTACGGCCTGGCAAGTCGAACGCCCCGTGCTGAATTGTTGCCCACAGTCTAAGGGTAGACTGAAAGGATGTCAAGCTGTGCGAGGTCTTACTGTAGATGTAGAAAGTTGCCACATGGCGAAACAAACAAAGGAACGATTCCCGGATTGCACAAAATGAACTTTTGTGTCCTAAGGGTGGTCATTCGTCTGGTACTAGCGAATGGCCGGTCAACATCAACAGGCTCCTCGGGTGGCATCGACACGAGCATTATTACCGCCGTGGCCGCGGCAGCCTCCGTGCCAGAGATTACCGAGTCTCGATCTAAGGTGAGTGCACTCAGTCTATACGACGGACCCCACTACATGGTGAGTCCTGGCGTCCACGTGGAACGCCTTTGACTGGGGATCGACGTAGTAGAGCCAGATTGTCTTGCCTACCACGCGTTGTGGTCTCCCACTTAGCTTGAAACCCGAACCGAAGGACCCAGGCTTGATGGATTTCCATCTGGACGGGTCACTCTCATATTTCACAACGACAACCCCCAAGAATTGCCCGGGAAGCGGCCCTTTTCTTTTCTCGCTTCGCGCGCAGTAATTGCGAGCCGCCTGCAGGGCGCTCCGCTCGTTGTCGTATAGGTCCAAGACATGGTCCTTCGCGGCGCCCTCGTTGGGCTGGCCCAGATTTGGGTGAGTGACGATCCGAGTTCCATCGAAGCGTTTGACCAGCCTCAACTGGAAATGCATGTTTGGCGGCAATGTCTTTGCCATTCGGTCCGCCTGGTAGGTGCCTTACCCGTATTGGCAGCCTTCTCTAACCTGTTTCGGAGCTTCTTACCGGAACACGCCCAACCGGGTGTATCTTTGCCACAAAACAGACATTATTCCATATGACCCAACTGGATCAAGAAGACAAATCGTTGTGTAATCATAACACAAAGCAAAGCAGCCTAGAACATACAAAACGCCCGAAAGTGCAACTGCTGTATTCATATCCACGATTTGTTATGCACGGATAATACCTACCGAGAAGGCTCGTCGCATTACTTCCTCTGCCGTTTGTTGTGCTGTCATGCCTTGGGTATCTATCCAAAGCCCGATACCGGATAACTCCCCAAGCATCTCTTCATATAGGTCGATGCAGGATTCAGCTACTGTTTTCTCAATGCGTAAACCGTCACGTTTCAAGGAAACTTCCAGTGGTGGAGCAAGAACAATCATAGCAACAGGGCTTACTGTAATCTTCGATACAAGGTTGTTTAGCCGCTTTGTGTTCGACATGCAATTATCGATTACGGGAAAGAAACCAGCTTGAAAGAAGCTGTTTGCAAGAAGAGCCATGTTCCTCTCCCTGAGTCGTAATTGACGCTCAACTTCTTCTTTATCCTTGGATTCTCCGGGTGGATGAACTCTGCCGGCCACAATAAGATTGTGAATCTCATCACCATTAATGTGAGCACCTCTCGAACAATTTGTGGCAATCAGTTGGGCAACAGTCGTCTTACCGGAACCGGGGAAACCATTAAGAAGCAGGACGCCTGGGGGCTTATATTCTGCGTTCATGTTCATACGATTATCAAAGTCTCTTGAGTAAGGAGAGAAATCATTATACATAAGTCAAAAGAGGCAGTCAAACCTGATAAAGGTATAATGCCAAAGGACACATTTCGCTACATTGTTGGATACGAGGCCCTTGCCGCAGG harbors:
- a CDS encoding arylsulfatase, which encodes MSSSDINFGGVVGRTLSESVPEWTDPPTPPEGSPNVVFILLDDTGFAHFGCYGSNIDTPNFDRLATGGIRYSNFHTTALCSPTRACLLTGRNHHSVGMRGLSNWNTGFPNCRGRIDSSAATIAEILRAKGYSTFATGKWHLTPMDETSVAGPFDNWPLQRGFDRYYGFLQGETHQFYPELFCDNHPVDPPRRPDEGYHLTEDIVDMSIRFVGDQKSTVPEKPFFLYMCFGSTHAPHHAPKEYIEKYKGRFDRGWDAMREEYLQRQKASGIVPENTDLAPPNEGVRPWDDLSDDEKRLFVRYQEAFAGMLDHTDHHVGRFIDFLGDIGELDNTLIFLLADNGASMEGGPIGVMDTMKGFNLIPESFKDSFARIDEIGGPKSNNNYPMGWAQAGNTPLKRYKRFTHGGGIRDPLIVHWPKGIKEQDSIRRQFHHVIDIVPTVLDVLGMEAPEVYHDIPQKPIEGVSMTYTFKPENAAEPSHKHVQYFEMAGNRGLYCDGWKAVAYHEPGTDFERDEWELYDLEEDFSECHNLAQSHPEKLRAMIERWWTEAGKYGVLPLDDRLNQLFTTARRQHTPSARRRYVYYPPVSHMTTETSPVIGNRSWTLTVDVDRPDDKTEGVLVARGTNTSGLSVYIKDNRLIFDYNLFSTHYRVTSEAGVPVGKSILGVRFERIDQEGRATVLINGEDSGTVSFPRVLRIISAAGMDIGRDALSPVTEDYDGEFPFTGKIDKVVFDVPRRIPRESEQEYREAETQTEMGRQ
- a CDS encoding AAA family ATPase, encoding MNMNAEYKPPGVLLLNGFPGSGKTTVAQLIATNCSRGAHINGDEIHNLIVAGRVHPPGESKDKEEVERQLRLRERNMALLANSFFQAGFFPVIDNCMSNTKRLNNLVSKITVSPVAMIVLAPPLEVSLKRDGLRIEKTVAESCIDLYEEMLGELSGIGLWIDTQGMTAQQTAEEVMRRAFSVGIIRA